From Variimorphobacter saccharofermentans, one genomic window encodes:
- the nrdJ gene encoding ribonucleoside-triphosphate reductase, adenosylcobalamin-dependent, which produces MKRLLSESFIHNYKNQENPLSPIGEFVYLRTYSRYLEDKKRRETWDETVLRATEYNLQLGIAYKEKMGIPISYEDEIEEAQKLYDNLFHQRTFTSGRTLYMGGTEIVKEYPLSNYNCAFTNIEKLKDLVDVFYLLMVGSGVGIRIDRDHVSRLSRVRKILLESMYNKEVRKRTSKEEMEHTKLIISPEKPSQAMLLVGDSKEGWCEALETYFALTTSNEYHEITQLIIDYSYVRPEGERLKRFGGRASGHKSIQRMFEKMNRVFHRREDGRLTTLDVLDIATIISENVVSGGVRRSAMMVICDEEDEEVINAKKSIYRVVDGKWIEDAEISHRRMSNNSILYTNRPSLERIKEILNSIKLNGEPGFINGAEALRRKPKFQGSNPCGEILLQSKQCCNLTTNNLVAFVEGNQLNKEKLKDILRLSTRVAIRMTLVEVELPEWNKVMQEDRIIGVSLTGMMDMMNKTGMNYKELASLLEELRDTVHSEGQRYSEELGIKAPNLMTTIKPEGSLSTLPCVSSGIHFAHSNYYIRRVRISSSDPLYQLIAEQGSYPIYNENGQSDEDCSIKVIEFPIRAPEGRTKYDVGAIEQLELYKLSMKYWSDHNTSITVHVREKEWDEVALWVYENFNDIVGITFLPLLEETYPLLPYEITSKEDYEKRMKAIKPIDYDRLRQLDNADDHDIIDNECESGACPIR; this is translated from the coding sequence ATGAAACGATTATTAAGTGAAAGTTTTATTCATAATTATAAAAACCAAGAAAACCCATTAAGCCCGATTGGGGAATTTGTTTATCTTCGAACCTATTCCAGATATCTGGAGGATAAAAAAAGAAGAGAGACATGGGACGAGACAGTACTTCGTGCAACCGAGTATAATTTACAACTAGGAATAGCATATAAGGAGAAGATGGGGATACCGATTTCCTATGAAGACGAAATAGAAGAGGCACAGAAGCTATATGATAATTTATTTCATCAGCGAACCTTCACTTCGGGTCGAACCCTATACATGGGTGGAACGGAAATAGTAAAGGAATATCCGTTATCAAACTATAATTGCGCGTTTACTAACATTGAGAAGCTTAAGGATTTGGTGGATGTATTTTACTTGCTAATGGTGGGTAGTGGCGTAGGAATTCGTATTGATCGTGACCATGTTTCAAGGCTGTCGAGGGTTCGTAAGATTTTATTAGAGAGTATGTATAATAAGGAGGTTCGGAAAAGAACTTCGAAAGAGGAAATGGAACATACAAAGTTAATCATTTCTCCTGAGAAACCTTCTCAAGCGATGCTTCTGGTTGGAGATAGCAAGGAAGGCTGGTGCGAGGCACTCGAAACCTATTTTGCGCTTACAACCAGTAATGAATATCATGAAATAACGCAACTAATTATCGATTACAGCTATGTAAGACCGGAGGGAGAACGATTAAAGCGCTTTGGGGGACGGGCATCAGGACACAAATCCATACAGCGGATGTTTGAGAAAATGAACAGGGTATTCCATCGTAGGGAGGATGGAAGATTAACTACGTTGGATGTCCTGGACATTGCTACCATCATCAGTGAGAATGTGGTATCCGGAGGCGTGAGACGAAGTGCCATGATGGTAATCTGTGATGAAGAGGATGAAGAGGTAATCAATGCAAAGAAGTCCATTTACCGCGTAGTGGATGGCAAGTGGATAGAAGATGCAGAGATTTCTCATAGAAGGATGAGTAATAATTCGATTCTTTATACTAACCGGCCATCCCTAGAGAGAATTAAGGAAATACTGAACTCAATTAAACTGAATGGTGAGCCTGGCTTTATTAATGGGGCTGAAGCCTTACGAAGAAAGCCGAAATTCCAGGGAAGCAATCCTTGTGGAGAAATATTACTACAGTCAAAGCAGTGTTGTAATCTTACAACCAATAATCTTGTGGCATTTGTGGAAGGAAATCAACTAAACAAGGAGAAGTTAAAAGACATACTTAGGCTGTCAACCAGAGTAGCCATTCGTATGACCTTGGTAGAAGTTGAGCTTCCGGAATGGAACAAAGTGATGCAGGAAGACAGGATTATTGGGGTTTCACTTACCGGGATGATGGATATGATGAATAAAACCGGAATGAATTACAAGGAATTAGCTTCTTTATTGGAAGAGTTGAGAGATACAGTTCATTCAGAAGGGCAACGCTACAGTGAGGAACTGGGTATTAAGGCGCCTAATTTAATGACGACTATCAAACCGGAAGGCAGTCTTTCCACATTGCCCTGTGTTAGCTCAGGGATTCATTTTGCTCATTCGAACTATTACATCAGAAGGGTAAGAATATCATCCTCCGATCCTCTTTATCAATTGATAGCCGAACAGGGAAGTTATCCTATTTATAATGAAAATGGACAGAGTGATGAAGATTGTTCCATTAAGGTAATTGAGTTTCCAATCCGTGCACCAGAGGGAAGGACGAAATATGATGTGGGAGCGATAGAACAGCTGGAGCTTTACAAACTTTCCATGAAGTACTGGTCGGATCATAATACTTCCATTACCGTCCATGTTCGCGAAAAGGAATGGGATGAAGTAGCTCTCTGGGTATATGAAAATTTTAATGATATCGTAGGGATAACCTTCCTGCCACTGTTGGAGGAAACCTATCCTCTTCTGCCTTATGAAATTACCTCAAAGGAAGATTATGAGAAGCGGATGAAAGCCATAAAGCCAATTGACTATGATAGATTGCGCCAGTTGGATAACGCAGATGATCATGATATCATTGATAATGAATGTGAAAGTGGTGCCTGCCCAATTCGATAA
- a CDS encoding 5'-nucleotidase — MPYQLNDKLVIGISSRALFDLEYENQIFMEKGLEEYTRYEIEHENDILKPGTAFSLIQALLNLNTKFQKNIVEVIIISRNSPETGLRVFNSIDHLNLGIERAGFTGGEPIKKYLAAFHVDLFLSKNEQDVQDAIDAGFAAALIYNVPKDFTPDDQEIRIAFDGDAVIFSEESEEIYQRDGLEAFLEHEKANAEKALPDGPFARLLRTLSTIKKEYPNMLRIAIITARNNPAHKRVILTLRQWGVDIDEAFFLGGVEKKEILKAFNAHIFFDDQDTHLLPASSEIPSGRVPYKSSKS; from the coding sequence ATGCCCTATCAGTTAAATGACAAGCTAGTGATTGGTATATCTTCCAGAGCACTTTTTGACCTGGAGTATGAGAATCAGATCTTTATGGAGAAAGGGCTGGAGGAATACACCAGATATGAGATTGAACATGAGAATGATATATTAAAGCCAGGAACTGCTTTTTCCTTAATCCAGGCGCTCTTAAACCTGAATACAAAGTTTCAGAAGAACATTGTAGAAGTAATAATCATCTCCAGAAATAGTCCGGAGACGGGACTGCGGGTATTTAATTCGATTGACCATTTGAATTTGGGGATAGAGAGAGCAGGCTTTACCGGAGGAGAGCCAATAAAAAAATATCTGGCTGCATTCCATGTGGATTTATTTCTGTCAAAAAACGAGCAGGATGTTCAGGATGCTATTGATGCTGGATTTGCTGCAGCGCTGATATATAATGTACCAAAGGATTTTACTCCGGATGATCAGGAGATAAGAATTGCATTTGACGGCGATGCGGTCATCTTTTCAGAGGAATCAGAGGAAATCTATCAAAGAGATGGATTAGAAGCATTTCTGGAGCATGAAAAAGCAAATGCAGAAAAAGCATTGCCGGATGGTCCCTTTGCCAGGCTGCTTCGTACGCTTTCTACGATCAAGAAGGAATATCCGAACATGTTGCGAATCGCAATAATAACAGCAAGAAATAATCCTGCACATAAAAGAGTAATTCTTACGCTTAGGCAATGGGGAGTGGATATTGACGAAGCGTTTTTCCTTGGCGGAGTGGAGAAAAAGGAGATATTAAAGGCATTTAATGCTCACATCTTCTTTGATGATCAGGATACCCATCTGCTACCAGCATCTTCCGAAATTCCATCGGGAAGGGTGCCCTATAAGTCAAGTAAGTCATAA
- a CDS encoding Ig-like domain-containing protein, with the protein MKHFKKFYTGLALILMLAIVSPTSLPFSTVAVAEAATVKLNKKSLSLEVGKTYTLKVSGTKKKVTWSTSDKKIATVNKSGKVTAKKAGKATITATVDKKKYTCKVTVTKAINPLVKNAPFEAQEVAVGNMSVVLPKNWKNQMSKQGENIVVAFYPETADINSIHSGISVTILYTGEKAPEYSEVKDFFSQLITKDLIVSQITGQGMDINISDFASSDYETNFGTAYLTHYEGEFTYQDTKGTLKEDIYDIMVDNYLIQINVVDYGEELSPELKTVADYALKSLQYKK; encoded by the coding sequence ATGAAACACTTTAAGAAATTTTACACAGGATTAGCACTGATATTGATGTTAGCCATCGTATCACCAACTTCATTACCATTCTCCACTGTAGCAGTAGCAGAAGCGGCAACCGTCAAGCTGAATAAGAAAAGCTTATCACTTGAGGTTGGAAAAACCTATACGCTTAAGGTAAGCGGGACTAAAAAGAAAGTAACCTGGTCCACCAGTGATAAAAAGATCGCCACTGTAAATAAATCCGGTAAAGTAACGGCGAAAAAAGCTGGTAAGGCTACGATCACCGCTACGGTTGATAAGAAAAAATATACCTGTAAAGTTACAGTAACAAAGGCAATTAATCCACTTGTAAAAAATGCACCCTTTGAGGCTCAGGAAGTAGCAGTCGGAAATATGTCAGTAGTACTTCCGAAGAACTGGAAGAACCAAATGAGCAAGCAGGGAGAAAACATCGTAGTTGCTTTTTACCCTGAGACAGCGGATATTAATTCAATACATTCAGGAATATCTGTAACTATACTTTATACTGGTGAAAAAGCACCAGAATACAGTGAAGTAAAGGATTTTTTTTCACAATTAATTACAAAGGACTTAATTGTATCACAGATTACAGGGCAAGGAATGGATATAAATATATCAGATTTTGCCTCCAGTGATTATGAAACTAACTTTGGTACGGCTTATCTGACTCACTATGAAGGAGAGTTTACGTATCAGGATACCAAAGGAACATTAAAAGAAGATATCTATGACATAATGGTAGATAATTATCTTATACAGATTAATGTTGTTGATTATGGTGAGGAGCTTTCTCCTGAACTTAAGACGGTTGCAGATTATGCGTTAAAATCCCTTCAGTATAAGAAATAA
- a CDS encoding serine hydrolase domain-containing protein, whose protein sequence is MLKRFMKSGIAFVIAVLLIITPYSYAFADTLTNETQVQQATTEAAPTEASNIQKLAESKATYLTSFYGATSVQYAMIEDGKITLSGQAGVYNREDGTKPTKDHMYGIGSISKVYTTVAVMQLVEEGKLQLDTPVVEYLPEFTMADSRYKDITVRMLINHSSGLLGTFMTNAALFADNDTYNHDLFLASLKNVRLKADPGAFSVYSNDGFTLAEILVEKISGMSFTDYIRNNITTPLNLTSTATPQDDFDRKKLAKTYLTGSKEALPYEAFNMIGAGGIYSTAEDMCQFATIFMKDRTIDLLNDTSVMAMENSEYLNGLWPKSDNALISYGLGWDSVNTYPFNQYKIKALVKGGDTMLYHATLVVLPEENMAMAVLSSGGASPYDQALAQEVLLAALKEKGRINEIKPNKTYTAPTKAEMPEEMMNYSGLYANYVSLNKLNVSADGTLTLSSAISPEAGSEKFIYAGDGKFYYQDGSAYLQFVKESNDNTYLYVYGYSTLPGLSQFIDSGYMAQKVEIKPLSTEQKAIWNKRFGMKYFIANEKYTSQIYAIGSPGMEIPFVKDMDGFYMNAAIIDNATANVLVEIPGVYGRDLRDYSFFTVDDTEYMSFGCYVAVPESSVKSLSAKASFTCKINSEGFAHWYKIGKKSAGKTIKVTLPEKASFATYDENGTCIDYSILSGKTTVTLPKKGYIVFIGEPKAVFKVKYVK, encoded by the coding sequence ATGCTGAAAAGATTTATGAAGTCTGGAATTGCATTTGTCATAGCGGTGCTATTAATCATCACACCATATTCTTATGCATTTGCCGACACGCTTACAAATGAGACACAAGTTCAACAAGCTACAACAGAAGCAGCTCCTACTGAAGCAAGTAATATACAAAAACTGGCAGAAAGTAAAGCTACCTATCTTACTTCATTTTATGGAGCAACCAGTGTACAGTACGCCATGATAGAAGATGGTAAAATCACCTTATCCGGACAAGCGGGCGTATACAACAGAGAAGACGGAACCAAACCCACCAAGGATCATATGTACGGTATCGGTTCCATAAGTAAAGTATATACCACAGTTGCAGTTATGCAGCTAGTGGAAGAAGGAAAACTTCAATTGGATACTCCAGTAGTAGAGTATTTGCCGGAATTTACAATGGCAGACTCAAGATATAAGGATATTACCGTAAGAATGTTAATTAACCACTCTTCCGGTCTATTAGGAACCTTTATGACAAATGCAGCATTATTTGCTGATAATGATACCTATAACCATGATCTGTTCCTGGCATCCTTAAAAAATGTTCGCCTGAAAGCGGACCCCGGAGCCTTTTCTGTTTACAGTAATGACGGTTTTACTTTAGCGGAAATCCTGGTAGAGAAGATTTCTGGTATGAGCTTTACTGATTATATCAGAAACAATATTACCACGCCACTGAATCTCACCAGCACTGCCACTCCACAGGATGACTTCGATCGTAAAAAGCTTGCTAAGACGTATCTGACCGGAAGCAAAGAAGCTCTTCCCTATGAAGCCTTTAATATGATTGGCGCTGGCGGAATCTATTCCACTGCGGAAGACATGTGCCAATTTGCAACAATTTTCATGAAAGACCGTACTATTGATCTCCTTAATGACACCTCTGTAATGGCGATGGAAAACAGTGAATATCTTAACGGACTATGGCCCAAGTCGGATAATGCCCTAATATCCTATGGACTTGGCTGGGATAGTGTCAATACATACCCCTTTAATCAATATAAGATTAAGGCACTCGTAAAGGGTGGAGACACAATGCTATATCATGCGACCCTGGTGGTTCTTCCTGAAGAGAATATGGCTATGGCTGTTCTTTCCTCCGGAGGTGCCAGTCCTTACGATCAGGCTTTGGCACAGGAAGTCCTTCTAGCAGCTTTAAAGGAAAAAGGTAGGATTAATGAAATAAAGCCTAATAAAACCTACACTGCACCAACGAAAGCAGAAATGCCTGAGGAGATGATGAACTATTCGGGACTTTATGCAAATTATGTATCCCTGAATAAGTTAAATGTAAGTGCTGATGGCACCCTAACCTTATCCAGTGCCATCTCTCCTGAAGCAGGAAGTGAGAAATTTATTTATGCAGGAGACGGCAAATTCTATTATCAGGATGGATCTGCTTACCTTCAATTTGTCAAAGAAAGCAATGATAATACTTATCTCTACGTCTACGGATATTCCACACTTCCCGGGTTGAGCCAATTCATCGATAGTGGTTATATGGCTCAAAAGGTTGAAATAAAACCTCTTTCCACTGAACAGAAGGCCATATGGAATAAACGATTCGGGATGAAATACTTCATTGCTAACGAAAAATACACCTCACAGATCTATGCAATAGGCTCTCCAGGAATGGAGATTCCATTTGTAAAGGATATGGATGGTTTCTATATGAATGCAGCTATCATCGATAATGCCACTGCCAATGTATTGGTTGAAATTCCGGGTGTATATGGAAGAGATCTTAGAGATTATTCCTTCTTTACCGTCGATGATACAGAATACATGTCCTTTGGATGCTATGTTGCAGTTCCTGAAAGCTCCGTCAAGAGCCTCTCTGCAAAAGCAAGCTTTACCTGTAAGATTAATTCAGAGGGATTTGCTCATTGGTATAAGATAGGTAAGAAATCCGCCGGAAAGACCATTAAAGTAACTCTACCGGAGAAAGCCTCCTTTGCTACCTACGATGAAAATGGTACCTGTATCGATTACTCCATTCTTAGCGGAAAGACTACAGTAACCTTACCCAAAAAGGGATATATTGTATTCATTGGCGAGCCGAAGGCGGTTTTCAAAGTGAAATATGTGAAATAA
- a CDS encoding DUF3298 and DUF4163 domain-containing protein, which translates to MDGYQIIVREKVLQQDMYYKNNNIMKYTIKYPKFISNDYQILMNKLNTFYRTKALMYERSNVMNLYQMAMVEYEYSVANHYPIRQFEAYIDYFITYNQNCYLSLYFDQYEYAGGAHGLTIRYSDTWDLKKSKRIDLADLFPPNTNYKSSIIQEVNNQIELEMEGDNKMYFDEYQRLVRENFKSNQFYLSKEGVVIYFQQYDIAPYSSGIPTFVLPYGPGGAMLPRCTE; encoded by the coding sequence ATGGATGGATATCAGATTATAGTCAGGGAAAAAGTCTTACAGCAGGATATGTATTATAAAAATAATAACATCATGAAATACACCATCAAATATCCGAAGTTCATATCAAATGACTATCAGATATTAATGAATAAGTTAAATACCTTCTATCGGACAAAAGCATTAATGTATGAAAGATCCAATGTAATGAATCTTTACCAGATGGCAATGGTGGAGTACGAGTACTCAGTGGCCAACCATTATCCCATACGACAGTTCGAAGCCTATATAGACTATTTCATAACCTATAATCAGAACTGCTATCTCAGCTTGTATTTTGACCAATATGAATACGCAGGAGGAGCTCATGGATTAACTATCCGCTATTCGGACACCTGGGATTTGAAAAAAAGCAAGCGTATTGATCTTGCAGACTTATTTCCACCCAATACCAACTACAAAAGTAGTATCATACAAGAGGTTAATAATCAAATAGAGCTTGAAATGGAAGGTGATAATAAAATGTATTTTGACGAGTATCAAAGACTCGTCAGAGAAAACTTTAAGTCAAATCAATTTTATCTTTCAAAGGAAGGAGTAGTAATATACTTTCAACAATATGACATTGCACCTTATTCTTCTGGAATTCCTACCTTTGTATTGCCCTACGGACCGGGAGGCGCTATGCTTCCCAGATGTACTGAGTAA
- the putP gene encoding sodium/proline symporter PutP produces the protein MGTVEILITMCLYMALVIAIGLFFAKRANENSENYFLGGRSLGPWIAAMSAEASDMSGWLLMGLPGVAYFYGISDAIWTAIGLLAGTYINWLIVAKRLHSYSIIANDSITIPDFFSSRFKEKNKIIMTIAALFILVFFTVYASSCFMTVGKLFNSIFGLPYQYMMIAGAIFVIIYTFLGGFLAESASDFMQAIVMIFALSLVLIVGVVNAGGVGAIIDNLNEIPGFLDFFGIASPTLDASGVQQLSESGVPLYSGAGEYGFIKILSTLSWGLGYFGVPQVLLRFMAIRKNSEIKKSRRIATVWCAISLFAAVFIGMIGKVLYPTSHLTGTNAENIFITMSVNLLPTVIAGLAMAGILAATISSSDSYLLIASSAVSKNIYQGLLKKDATDKQVMTLSRIVLLAISVIGVVIALDTNSVIFKVVSFAWAGFGATFGPIMLFSLFWKRTTREGAIAGMLSGGLMVFFWKYVIRPMGGALDIYELLPAFLFSCVVILIVSLLTKEPDQEIQSEFEKAKIYTD, from the coding sequence ATGGGTACAGTTGAGATACTGATTACGATGTGTCTTTATATGGCATTAGTAATTGCAATTGGCTTGTTTTTTGCTAAACGAGCGAACGAAAACTCAGAGAATTATTTCCTTGGAGGAAGATCCTTAGGTCCATGGATTGCAGCGATGAGTGCCGAGGCTTCTGATATGAGCGGATGGTTATTAATGGGATTGCCTGGTGTAGCATACTTCTATGGTATCAGTGATGCAATATGGACTGCAATTGGATTACTTGCAGGTACATATATCAACTGGCTGATCGTTGCGAAGCGACTACATTCTTATTCGATTATCGCCAATGATTCCATTACGATACCGGATTTCTTCAGCAGCCGTTTTAAGGAAAAAAATAAGATTATCATGACCATAGCAGCATTGTTTATTCTTGTTTTCTTTACGGTATATGCATCCAGCTGTTTTATGACGGTTGGTAAACTATTTAACTCTATATTTGGATTACCGTATCAATATATGATGATAGCAGGAGCTATTTTTGTTATTATCTATACTTTCCTGGGAGGATTTTTAGCTGAGAGTGCTTCTGACTTTATGCAAGCGATTGTAATGATTTTTGCACTTTCCTTGGTACTTATTGTTGGCGTTGTTAATGCAGGTGGTGTGGGAGCCATAATTGATAATTTGAATGAAATTCCGGGATTTTTAGATTTCTTTGGAATTGCATCTCCAACCCTGGATGCGAGTGGAGTACAGCAATTATCTGAGAGTGGAGTCCCATTATACTCCGGTGCAGGGGAATACGGATTCATAAAAATCCTGTCAACCCTCTCCTGGGGCTTAGGATACTTTGGTGTTCCACAGGTATTATTACGCTTTATGGCAATTAGAAAGAATAGTGAGATTAAAAAATCCAGAAGAATTGCGACGGTGTGGTGTGCAATTTCATTATTTGCAGCGGTATTTATTGGAATGATCGGTAAAGTTCTATATCCTACCAGTCATTTGACAGGAACGAATGCAGAAAATATATTTATAACCATGTCTGTTAATTTGCTTCCGACTGTAATAGCGGGGCTTGCAATGGCCGGTATTCTGGCAGCTACGATAAGCTCCTCCGATTCCTATCTGTTGATAGCATCTTCAGCAGTATCAAAGAACATTTATCAGGGACTCTTAAAGAAGGATGCAACGGATAAGCAGGTTATGACCTTATCACGAATTGTCTTACTAGCTATCTCTGTAATAGGAGTTGTGATTGCGCTGGATACAAACAGTGTAATATTTAAGGTGGTATCCTTTGCATGGGCAGGCTTTGGTGCTACATTCGGACCGATTATGCTCTTTTCATTATTCTGGAAAAGAACTACAAGAGAAGGAGCAATTGCCGGAATGCTTTCAGGTGGTCTGATGGTATTCTTCTGGAAGTACGTTATTCGTCCTATGGGAGGTGCTCTCGATATTTATGAATTACTGCCAGCCTTCCTGTTCTCCTGTGTTGTAATATTAATTGTGTCGCTACTTACAAAGGAACCGGATCAAGAGATACAGTCAGAATTCGAGAAGGCAAAGATTTACACGGATTAG
- a CDS encoding vWA domain-containing protein — protein sequence MKKLLSIFIIIILITGVCLTGCAKKDTGSSKTLSDTAVSDKKEAYAPSYTEEKSSEATADMDNGYNISDYENFEAEESIMDGSETSVGSASIDEKAEMPYKYAGNIAYDGMSSDEYSEVNEVGFKHVNTNPLSTFSIDVDTASYSNLRKTINYGMIPDANAIRIEEMLNYFNYRYEEPEKDEPFRIHTEIGKCPWNEQNYLLMIGLQGRNVETEALPKSNLVFLIDVSGSMDEPDKLPLLKNAFSQLVRSLGENDKISIVVYAGEAGVVLDSVRGNEKELILNAINSLNAGGSTAGAGGINMAYQLAEKNFITDGNNRVILATDGDFNVGPSSMEELEKLIEEKRDSGIFLSVIGFGSGNLKDNRMELLADKGNGNYAYIDSSREAKKVLVDEMAGTLLTIAKDVKIQVEFNPYSVAEYRLIGYENRALQNKDFKDDTVDAGEIGAGHQVTAIYEIVPSDAIGKDGDLKYQTENKNSSQYNNEISEIRLRYKEPDGNVSKEIKQVVSYENTPVNSKKLSEDFYFAAAVAEFGMILRNSIYQGESSISSVLELAQKGMGEDEDGYRLEFIDLVYRYQNLDKISWWE from the coding sequence ATGAAGAAATTATTATCTATTTTTATTATTATTATTTTAATTACAGGAGTTTGTCTTACCGGTTGCGCAAAAAAGGATACAGGTTCATCGAAAACGCTTTCAGATACGGCAGTTTCTGATAAAAAAGAAGCATATGCACCCAGTTATACAGAAGAGAAAAGTTCAGAAGCAACAGCAGATATGGATAATGGCTATAACATTTCAGACTATGAGAACTTTGAAGCTGAGGAGAGTATCATGGATGGTAGTGAGACGTCGGTAGGGTCTGCTTCCATAGATGAAAAAGCTGAAATGCCATATAAGTATGCAGGTAATATTGCTTATGATGGTATGTCCTCAGATGAATACTCAGAGGTAAATGAGGTGGGCTTTAAGCATGTAAACACAAATCCGCTCTCAACCTTTTCGATTGATGTTGATACTGCCTCCTACAGCAATTTGAGAAAAACGATTAACTATGGTATGATTCCGGACGCCAATGCAATCCGAATTGAAGAGATGCTAAATTACTTTAATTACAGATATGAGGAGCCGGAGAAGGACGAACCGTTTCGTATTCACACTGAAATAGGAAAATGCCCCTGGAATGAGCAAAACTATCTTCTAATGATAGGATTACAGGGAAGAAACGTTGAGACAGAAGCATTACCAAAAAGTAACCTGGTATTTCTGATCGATGTGTCAGGTTCCATGGATGAACCGGATAAGCTGCCCCTGTTGAAGAACGCATTCTCGCAGTTGGTGAGATCCCTTGGTGAAAATGATAAAATCTCGATCGTTGTCTATGCAGGAGAAGCCGGGGTTGTATTAGATAGTGTTAGGGGAAATGAAAAGGAGTTGATTCTGAATGCAATTAACTCTTTAAATGCAGGAGGCTCTACAGCCGGTGCAGGTGGAATTAATATGGCATATCAATTAGCTGAAAAGAACTTTATAACGGATGGAAACAACCGCGTTATACTTGCAACGGATGGCGATTTTAATGTTGGTCCGTCCTCAATGGAAGAGTTGGAGAAATTAATCGAAGAGAAAAGAGATAGTGGAATATTCTTAAGTGTAATTGGCTTCGGATCAGGTAATCTGAAAGACAACCGCATGGAGCTTCTCGCAGATAAAGGAAATGGCAATTATGCTTATATCGACAGTAGCAGAGAGGCAAAAAAGGTATTGGTAGATGAGATGGCAGGAACCCTGCTTACCATTGCAAAGGACGTTAAAATCCAAGTGGAGTTTAATCCGTATTCCGTTGCAGAATATCGTTTGATTGGATATGAAAACAGAGCACTTCAAAATAAGGATTTCAAGGATGATACCGTTGATGCAGGTGAAATCGGTGCTGGCCATCAGGTTACGGCAATATACGAGATCGTTCCATCGGATGCTATTGGGAAGGATGGAGATTTAAAGTATCAGACAGAAAACAAGAACTCTTCACAGTATAATAATGAAATATCCGAAATCAGACTGCGCTACAAGGAGCCAGATGGCAATGTAAGCAAGGAAATAAAACAGGTGGTTAGCTACGAAAATACACCGGTGAATTCCAAAAAACTTAGTGAGGATTTCTACTTTGCAGCAGCGGTGGCTGAATTCGGAATGATACTAAGAAACTCAATCTATCAGGGAGAGTCCTCAATATCTTCCGTATTAGAGCTTGCCCAGAAGGGTATGGGAGAGGACGAAGATGGATATCGCTTGGAATTTATTGATCTCGTATACCGCTATCAGAATTTAGATAAGATATCATGGTGGGAATAA